A stretch of the Clostridiales bacterium genome encodes the following:
- the folP gene encoding dihydropteroate synthase: protein MQWERGLWRCGAWSLDLDEPRVMGILNVTPDSFSDGGLYADAPGALRHADAMVAAGAAIIDVGGESTRPGAAPVSAADEIRRVAAVIARLAEKGRVPVSVDTRNAEVAHAAVAAGASVINDITGFRHPRMIEVAVGCDAGLVVMHMLGEPQTMQDDPRYGDVVDEVAAFLTGRTAALEAAGVARDRIVIDPGIGFGKTHDHNLELLRRLPEIASIGYPVLIGASRKRFIGNILGQEDPASRACGSVGAAVYAVMRGASVVRVHDVAETVQALAVVSALGR, encoded by the coding sequence GTGCAGTGGGAACGCGGACTCTGGAGGTGTGGAGCGTGGTCACTCGATCTCGACGAGCCGCGAGTGATGGGGATACTAAACGTCACCCCTGACTCGTTTTCTGATGGCGGTCTCTACGCCGACGCGCCGGGCGCGCTCCGTCATGCTGACGCCATGGTCGCGGCAGGTGCCGCAATCATCGACGTGGGCGGCGAATCTACGCGTCCGGGCGCTGCGCCGGTAAGTGCCGCCGATGAGATCAGGCGCGTCGCGGCGGTGATCGCACGTCTGGCCGAGAAGGGCCGCGTACCCGTCTCGGTAGACACCCGCAACGCTGAGGTCGCGCACGCCGCGGTGGCTGCGGGGGCGTCGGTCATCAACGACATCACCGGATTTCGCCACCCGAGGATGATCGAGGTCGCGGTGGGGTGCGACGCGGGTCTGGTCGTCATGCACATGCTCGGCGAACCTCAGACGATGCAGGACGACCCCCGCTACGGCGACGTGGTCGACGAGGTCGCAGCGTTTTTGACCGGGCGGACTGCGGCGCTCGAGGCGGCGGGAGTCGCGCGCGACAGGATCGTGATCGACCCGGGGATCGGGTTTGGCAAGACGCACGACCACAACCTTGAGCTGCTGCGGCGGTTGCCCGAGATCGCCAGCATAGGTTACCCCGTACTCATTGGGGCGAGCCGCAAGCGCTTCATCGGGAACATACTCGGACAAGAGGATCCCGCGAGCAGGGCGTGCGGGAGTGTAGGAGCGGCCGTGTACGCGGTGATGCGCGGGGCGAGTGTGGTTCGCGTGCATGATGTTGCCGAGACGGTCCAGGCTTTGGCGGTGGTTTCGGCGCTCGGGAGGTGA
- the folE gene encoding GTP cyclohydrolase I FolE, which yields MPHDAQKIVEGVRLILEGIGEDPSREGLLGTPERVADMYEEIFAGLDQDAAEHFCVTFNEGHQEMVLVCDIPLYSMCEHHLIPFIGRAHVAYIPGKHGRICGLSKLARVVDVYARRPQVQERMTSQIADTIVEHLDPSGVMVVIEAEHLCMSMRGVKKPGAITTTSAVRGIFERNIATRSEAMSLIKGR from the coding sequence ATGCCCCATGACGCCCAGAAGATCGTTGAAGGCGTTCGACTTATCCTCGAGGGTATCGGCGAGGATCCCTCGCGAGAAGGGCTTCTCGGCACGCCTGAGCGCGTCGCCGACATGTACGAGGAGATATTCGCGGGGCTCGATCAGGATGCCGCAGAGCACTTCTGCGTGACTTTCAACGAGGGGCATCAGGAGATGGTGCTCGTTTGCGACATCCCGCTCTACTCGATGTGCGAGCACCACCTCATCCCGTTCATCGGGCGGGCGCACGTCGCCTACATCCCAGGAAAGCACGGACGAATTTGCGGGCTGTCGAAACTTGCGCGAGTTGTCGACGTGTACGCGCGCAGGCCGCAGGTCCAGGAGCGGATGACGAGCCAGATCGCGGACACGATCGTCGAGCACCTCGATCCGTCCGGCGTTATGGTCGTGATCGAGGCCGAGCACCTCTGCATGTCGATGCGGGGGGTCAAGAAACCCGGAGCGATCACCACGACGTCTGCCGTGCGCGGGATCTTTGAGCGAAACATCGCGACGCGCTCGGAGGCGATGTCGCTGATCAAGGGCCGGTAG